A segment of the Nostoc sp. TCL26-01 genome:
CAGAATAATCAATCTTTTGCTTTAGCAATACCACTTGTGTATAAATTTTTTTAGATTTATCTAAATTTTCAAGAAGAATTGCATCTGACTCAGTTTCTATATCTTTTGCTTTGACAGCAATTTCAATTTTGAGACGATTTACTGAGTCTAAAAATTTCCGAATTTGATTAGTCTTCAAGCCACTTTTATTGAGATAATAACCAAATTCTTCAGAATCTTTCACAAGTTGACGAATTGGATAATCTTTCAGACCTTCTTTTTTTATTTTATTGATAGTCCTAAGAATTTTTTTTGTTATATCTGTAAATAAATCAATGATTTGAATTAGATTTCTAAAGTCTTGTAAATCTTTAACTTTATCGATTGCAGCCTCTATAATTTTTTTTATAGATTTAATCACTTCATCATCTTGAGCAGGTATCTGAAGACTTTGTTTGATTTTAGGCAACTCCGAACTAATTTTAGAAAAACTATCTTCTCTTCTGAGAGTATTGACAATTCTTAAAAAATTACTTATGTTACTAAGTTTCAACCCAAACTGCCAAATTTCATCAGCAAAAGACTCAACATCCTCAAGTATTTGATGTTTGTCGTAGTCCCTCAATGTTCCTGGTTGTCGTTGCTTGTTTTGTAAATTACAAATTTTGTTAGCAATTTTTTCACTTTTTTCAATAATATTATTATTCATTTTAATTACCGAGAACGACTAAGAAGTTCAATCCAAGTAGCGATCGCACGAAAATAGGGTGCGTTCCGAGGATTCATCAAAGATTGACGAGCCGGAATAAATTCAGACTGATTACGTACTTTTTCTGGTAGACGTGAGAGAGCATAAGCTAACTTAGGTAGGTGCAAGTAATAGCGTATATCATCCTTTTTATCTTTTTCTTGTTCTTGATATTTTCTGAGCATTTGCTCTTGCGCTTCTGCGGTATCTAAAAGGCTGCGAATAAAATTGCGAGAGTAGTCAGAGCCAAGGTCAAGTTTCTCAGTGAGGTTTTTGACAAAATCTAAAATACCGAATATTTCAGGTTTTGGTTCTATTGCAAGATAGGTTGCTGTTTTTCGATGAACATTTGTAAATGTATCATCTATTTTTATCCATTCTTCCCATTTAAAAACTTCTCCAAATAAGCCTAGACTATCACGTTTGTTAGCTTTAGCAGCTTCCTCAAATTCCTGGCAATTTTTTGCAGCTTGGTAAAGAGGAAATTTCGGTTCGTCAATACTGATTCCTCCAGAGATGGTAATATCTGGATTATGTCCAGTATAGGCGCGAAAGCACTGATAGATATCAAAAGCAAATTCTACTATTTCATTCCATGAGCCGCTGATGAATAAATCATCTCCGCCAGCATAGATAAATAATAAATTTTTACGTTCATTGTCACTTAAAAACTCAGCTTTTTCTAAAACTTTAAGTTTATTATTAACAGGCTTGATAAAATTCTCTTCACGCTTATCTGCTAAACTATTGAGATAGACTTTAAAAAAATAACTCATTTGGCGTGAAAGTCCAGCGACTCTTAATAAATATAAATTTCTTTTATCTTCATCTAAACCTTCAGCAAATATTCTCCCCAG
Coding sequences within it:
- the csm2 gene encoding type III-A CRISPR-associated protein Csm2 gives rise to the protein MNNNIIEKSEKIANKICNLQNKQRQPGTLRDYDKHQILEDVESFADEIWQFGLKLSNISNFLRIVNTLRREDSFSKISSELPKIKQSLQIPAQDDEVIKSIKKIIEAAIDKVKDLQDFRNLIQIIDLFTDITKKILRTINKIKKEGLKDYPIRQLVKDSEEFGYYLNKSGLKTNQIRKFLDSVNRLKIEIAVKAKDIETESDAILLENLDKSKKIYTQVVLLKQKIDYSAAREKSVKPLQEVMDVAIDRVHDTEDFERLFQLVESIIAYHKAAGGGD